Below is a window of Populus trichocarpa isolate Nisqually-1 chromosome 3, P.trichocarpa_v4.1, whole genome shotgun sequence DNA.
ttttattattattattaatttttatttacggGGGTTTACAGTTAATGCTAGACACATGACGATGACGGATATACAAGACTTGCTCCTTTCTAAATTACGTGTGGAAAATTTAGgccttgaaaaaaattgaaaataaaatactattaatcATGTTATTTGCATTATGGCAACAAAACTAATATAGAGACtttgattgataaaaatttataagagcaagtattcaaattttttttaaaaataaatcaattcaagtttttaattagaaaaaacaagataCAAATACTCTTTGTAAGTGCCACTAACTCTTTGTATTTTCTAACTATTAAAGAATTGAATATATAATACACGGGTgataaacatcaaaataaatccaATTGTATAATTTActaagattttaaaaactaattcttttaaaaactaattcttttaaaaactgacactgagagaaaaaaaaaagcttaaaataaataacagaaaACTTGTATTTCTTCGTTCGAggagtgtttgagagtgtggtagcggttgcttttcaaagttcttttcgcttgaaaatgcaccaaaataaaatttttttattttttaaaaattatttttaacatcatcatatcaaaatgttctaaaaatatcaaaaatatattaatttaaagtaaaaaatataaaaaaaaatttaaattttttaataatacttttaaaatacaaaaacaaacaagatattaaaaaattgactACAAGTCAGagtctttttgaaaaaaaaatatgaataaaaggTTAATGCCAGGCGGCTTATTTTCTGCCCTAATAAAGCTCAAGGTCTGTGCAGAAAACTAAGTACGTAGGCATACACCCAATCCAAGCAccatcaaatcattttttatacataGGGATAGGGACGCTAGCTTCacatgatagataaaaaaataaaaaaataaaaaataaaaaaaataattataattttataaattattttaaataaaataaatattgattaaaaaaaatcaaatataataaattaaaatatttaatttaaaaaaataagagaaaaataaataagaattaaagttgatataaaaatcaaattataaaatataaaatcccaaaaattcaaaacaaaataaaaccatttttttttctaaaagaagaTATTCAGATTAaaagcattataaaaaaaatacctccttgtttcttccttccttgtttcaatttcaagatATTCAGATTAAAACCCAATCGTATAGCTGGTTGGGTTGAGAAGAAAGGTTCGCTTTTGTAttacaaattatttatattagtttttttttaaaattaatcaaattagtAACATTTTGGTTCTCCAtcgaagaaaatagaaaacatatttAGTAATAAGGTGTTGTTTAATtccttatattatattattaatcacCGTAACAATAAGTCCTCTTACTTGTATTTTCACCGTCCCAACCTCTTTACGTGGCGTCACCGTAGCAATTATATATCTCTTGatcaatcataattaaattactgtaataatatcttttttttattcttttacatGAAgtcttaatttggtttttttatataggtagTTATGAATTACAGAAATTGAACAATTTAGAGATCTTTGACTTAGAATCTAATTGTTTCGATAACAGTATTATATTATAGAGGGATTTTTATcccttaaattattatatttagattaaaaaataaaaactaattaagagtcaattaaattaaaaaaaaaccctcaaaagataaaagaagaaaagcataAAAGGTACACTACCCAACCAATAATTGACCAGAATCACATGTTGTCCAGTGCCAGAACTTATTAGCAATTTGCTTACAACAGCAAATTGATCAATAAGAGAGACTTAAATTCCAAATTTAAACTCAATTGAGATCCTTATTATTCATTCAATTAGTTGCTTCTTGCTAactcttttatttcctttataattttaatttattttaatataatttcttgattgTGGCAAGCTTCCTTCATCTCAAGAACTTGGAATACTTGGATTTCTCAAGAAAGAATTAACTAAAGACTTTAGTTAATGCTGATGAACATAAGTAAATGATTTGTTAAAGAGAAAACCATGTATTTAAGAACCATTTCTAAGCTACAGGTTCAGGAGCCACAAACCACTCACATTTAGTGGGGTTGATCCCAAATTCAGACAAATCTACTTGTCCAGTTCGGAGAACcttcaaacaaaaagaagaattaaACCTTGTAAAATTGGCTATCATCAAAAGGACAAGAAACAGAACAAGAAGGATCCGCGTCGCATTTCTTACATATGTAAAAGAATCCACTTGCTGATGGAAAGGAAGACTCTGCAACAAGTCTAAAATATCATCTGGAGTTTAGTGACCCTACAACCTCATATTTACCTCAGAATGCACCAATGTAAAGCACATAGGAAATCCCAACACATAagacaacaaaagaaaacatataattagtagaaaaaaaaaggttgtacAATTCTTTCATAGCTTACAGTACGTATAGAATAAGCATTATCAAATCAGGCTAATATACCTCAGGTAAGTGAGATGTTAATCCTTCTTCAAGCGGCAATGTCTCAATCAACGACATTATCAAATCAGGCTTCAGTATATCCCCTACTCCCAAGCCTAGGAcagcaaaagaaaacatcatgaaaaaaaaatgattttacagTAATGCACCCCGTGCCAGAGCATATAATTagcagaaaaaaaaggttgtacAATTCTTTCACAGCTTACAATACGTATAGAATAGGCATTAACAATTACCTTCATCTGGATCGGCCAAACTACCTGCAACATCTATCATCACATCACGGCGCGGGCCACCCTAAGTACAACAAACAAGGATATGGTCAATTGCACTATCTGAGCATAACACAGATATTACTCAGGATTCTTTGCAAGTCTTCCAATTTCACTGGTTCTGATGAAGAGTTTACATCATTCATTACTTCTGCACCAAGGTCTGGGACAACTAAGTTTCCAGTCTTGAGAGCTATGAGCAAAAATCTCAtcagaataaaagaaaatggccACGTAATACTGGGCCATTTCTTTTTGATAATAAAAGTGCTCCTTAACCTTTTTGAAGTTATTTTACAATGAATTACAAGCATTAAACTTGTATATACATGGACAAACACCAATTTATGAATCTAAATTTCCATATAAAAGATGCcccaagttttaaaatttacccCGAGGGCAAGTCTGTGCAAGAGCATAAGGGGATGAAGGATTtgacatgggctaaggtggttGAGATGTTTTTGTCAAGAAATGATTTTGGAAAATTTCTTGATATTTCTTGAATAAATAAGATAGGAGTCTTCATCAAGGCAAGAACATAGGCTCTCCAATGCAAGAACATAGGCTCTCCAAGATGATTGACCAGAAGGAGAGAAGGGAGGCTCATTCTGCTCCACAGACTCTTAGtctcaaagaacaaaaaattacttAGCCCTATATCCTTACTCACTCTTGCTATATCAACTCTTAGAGTTGAAGTATCATCTTTAAGTATGCTTATTTGTTATAATAAATATAGCTTGATGAGATATTATCTTTAAGCACGTCTTCAAAAACTTGGAAAGGAATAGAAGCATCAGGCTCTTCTTCATCAAGGAACTCTGCCAGGCAATAAGATAAAGCAGCGACGTTGCTGATGGAAAAACTTCACTCTTGAATGAGTGCTGAAGTTATAAGCCAGGTCATTAGTTTGAAGGAGTAAAACTGGTTAGTAAAATTTTAGGAAGACCAATTCACACATACGGAGTGtgtaactaaaataaataaacaggaAATCCAATTAGTCTAATATGATCTTTCTGTTAAATAGAGgttttctttatgaaattgtGGAGATGAGAGGAGATAAATGCAGatgcaagataaaaaaaaacacaaaagtagCATGGCTAACAAAGGACTCAAAACACAAAAGTATTTACCAAATGGACGATTAATATAATAGTTGATAGAGCTACACAATTGTGAATCATCTTTAGCTTTTGGCTCCTGCAAACATGTTAGACAATTTTCCAAAATCATGCAACTAACAGCTGAGTCAATGTTACACATAAGAGAgtgaaaaacatagaaaatgaacCTGAACTGCATCTAAATGAAAAACTTTCGATCACCTATATTGAATTTCAAGATGTAAACTCTTCCCAATGCTTGATTAACCTGAATAACCCAAAGAATTATGAATATATGATATTACAATCAATTATTAGAGTCAAATATCTCCCATCtaagaaaaaactaagagaGAAAAGTGTACCTTCTCAAAAACAGCCtcttcagaaaaaaataatatgatccTGTCAATCAACACGTCAAGAAAAAGCTACCAAGTTCTCAcctcaaaacaatattaacaaaacaaacaacagaaaaagaaataaaaaaccaatgttggaagagagaaacaaaatcCCTAGGctcaaaaacataataataactaCGATACATCTTCCACAGCATTCAAATTCCTATCAAGCCACTAGAAATGAAGCAAACCCTCATCACCGTGgaacaattcaaaaatttcGACTTCGAACAGGAAACAAGATGCTAGAAACACACTATCTAGTACTTAAGATAAACCAAAACAACAGAAGTAACTAAAAATCTTTACACAGGCACGAACTCtatataacacaaaaaaaccaaaagacaccAGTTTACCCTTCCAATGCGAACAAGTCCTTTTCGAGAATCAGGAACAAACTTTTTTCCATCGAACCAGCACGAAACTCCAACATAATTTCCTACCCAGCAAAACAACCACAACACCATAACATACTTGTACATCCAAAAAAAGCAATTACAACAAcaattttaaaagtgattttatttACCTGCATTGCTGGAATATCTACAGCTGATGAAAACCCATTTTTCGCTTACTTGCTCTAAAGCTTCCTTTTTTACAACACtgcaaaaaagaacaaaaacaagaaggaCAAATCAAATACCCAAATCAGAAACAAtaacaggaaaaataaataaatccaaagcTAATCAAATAATTTCTGATACAAAGCTGATCCAAAGCTATCAGAAATTGTAATCAGGAGGAGAACCATACAATTTCTGATAGAATGACATTTTATCAAGAATTGAACTAGGCATTCAGTTAATCAAATAGGTTGTAATCAGGTGACAGTAGTGTCAACAACATGTCTCATTTTCCTCTCGGAAGTGCCATTATGCACAAGtcagtgttttaaaaatattttaaatttgtttttaaatttattttttagtggttttaatttattttcatgtattaatattaaaaataatttttttaaaataaaaaatatattatttcaatttattttaaaattaaaaaaaaaacttaaaaaatactgTTAACACAGTATTAAACAAACTCTAATCCTATAAACAGATGAACAACGttaagatatttgttttatgttttttttttttttttgataatgagAATGTCCTAAACAATCTTGCCATTTTATCCAGAGATGTCCTTGCCTCCTTGTAATCACCAGAAATACTCAGGCTGGCCATGTCAGTGGTGATGTGTTTGGTCGCCACTGTGTCATCATATTTTAGACAAAGCCATAGTAAGACAGTTAAGCATGCCAATGTTCTTTTATATGTAAGTGTGAGAAAAAAGGGTGATGTTCATGTAACCTAAGTTGTTGATTCCAAGAGTACATTTGAGAGCTTCAtctacaaataaaattaacatggaATGTTAAAAACGATCAGTTAAGAAATGAAAGAGGCAATGCATGGCTAAACCAATGGAAGCTAATTGGCTAAACCAATTGTTGCCGGAATGACATATGCCTCATTAGAGATAGATTTGAATTTACATATTAGtattatcatatattttgtattgtcgtttaaaaaaataaatattttccttaTATGGAgttaagtgtttttaattttatcatttaaatttatatattttttaaaagattaatacAATATACATTTAAAcatctataaattaatatcattgagaccatgaaatttattaattaatcaagatattatttactaaataaatttatacacTTATacattaatcaattaaaaaatttcttttaaaaaaacattgaactcAATACATGCATCATGTATTCTTATTATACAAATATTATCTAATCATCAAATTATGAATTATCataattctatatatttatttaaataaaacaagtttaagaatatatttaatgtaatcaatcttattaattaataaaagtcATGTATGTATCTATTTTTGCAAATTGAATGCATACTCAATTAACATACTTATTGAATATTAAGTCAGgcaaaaaatctataaaaagaatatacaaGTGAGCcaaacaacaatattaaaaacGAGCAAGAGGTCGAATATCCATTAACTAATAGTAAAAGAAGAATGATACCAAatgacacaaaataaaataaaaagcatttaaCATTCAGAGAAAGAAGCAGCACAAGAATAcaattcttttagtttgttaGCAAATCTGGAAAAGCATAAAGTCATCCGTCAAGCTCTGTTCACTTTGGTCCGACATTCCTCACCTCTCCCCACCtgagctctctctctttccctccTCCACTTTCAGAAACTGCCGCCACCACCTCAACCAATAAGGCTTCAAATCTCACCCAGGTGCTTCCTTTtctattatgtttttgttttttaaaatttacatctgcattttcatttatttaattgaaattactTTCAAGAGAGAAATTCGATTTtaataagtaaattaaaaaatatatataatcggATCCGATGAAATCGCTTCTTGTGAACGCAACTTGAAGAAAGGCGCAATCAGCCGATTCTACTGTGGGTGGAGCATTCAGTATGGTCAGGGTTATTGTGTTGTCTATTCAAAGAAAGATGTGCCTGTAAATTTGTCAAGTTGATTCTTATCAGTCTGCTCTTTAGAGT
It encodes the following:
- the LOC18111011 gene encoding uncharacterized protein LOC18111011 isoform X1, which encodes MIHNCVALSTIILIVHLHSFKSEVFPSATSLLYLIAWQSSLMKKSLMLLFLSKFLKTCLKIISHQGGPRRDVMIDVAGSLADPDEGLGVGDILKPDLIMSLIETLPLEEGLTSHLPEVY
- the LOC18111011 gene encoding uncharacterized protein LOC18111011 isoform X2, encoding MIHNCVALSTIILIVHLSSLMKKSLMLLFLSKFLKTCLKIISHQGGPRRDVMIDVAGSLADPDEGLGVGDILKPDLIMSLIETLPLEEGLTSHLPEVY